One Maniola hyperantus chromosome 17, iAphHyp1.2, whole genome shotgun sequence DNA window includes the following coding sequences:
- the MBD-like gene encoding methyl-CpG-binding domain protein 3 isoform X1 yields MNISIEKKRSDCAALPKGWQREEVIRKSGLSAGKVDVYYYSPTGKKFRSKPELVRYLGDSVDLSCFDFQQGQINTMLLCKAKKARAQFDYRGVRSDASLVPPIRQTASIFKQPVTVYKTQESKVKTDLKHGTQEKPKQLFWEKRLEGLTACDANGVIGTTSLPKYIQSLGPYTSDATTIQSLATALHVSSQPITGQSGSKQVIMESPGVFLNPDQPLIAAVTITKDDLRRQEERVKRARLRLQEALAAA; encoded by the exons ATGAATATTTCaatagaaaagaaaagaagCGATTGTGCAGCCTTGCCAAAAGGCTGGCAAAGAGAGGAAGTAATTAGAAAATCTGGACTTTCAGCTGGGAAAGTTGACGTTTATTACTACAG CCCAACAGGTAAAAAGTTTCGCAGTAAACCTGAGCTAGTTCGTTATCTGGGTGATAGTGTGGACTTGTCGTGTTTCGACTTTCAGCAGGGTCAAATAAACACTATGCTGCTGTGCAAGGCCAAGAAAGCTCGAGCGCAGTTTGACTACAG GGGTGTCCGCTCAGATGCATCGCTCGTGCCTCCAATTCGTCAGACAGCATCAATTTTCAAACAGCCAGTCACAGTGTACAAAACTCAGGAGAGTAAAGTGAAAACTGACTTAAAACATGGCACTCAAGAGAAACCTAAGCAACTGTTTTGGGAGAAACGCTTAGAG GGATTAACTGCTTGTGACGCAAATGGAGTGATTGGCACGACCTCTTTACCTAAGTATATCCAATCTTTGGGGCCGTATACTTCAGATGCTACTACAATACAGTCATTAGCCACTGCTTTACATGTTTCATCACAACCTATAacag GACAAAGCGGTTCAAAGCAAGTTATAATGGAGAGCCCAGGGGTTTTTTTAAACCCTGATCAACCATTGATCGCCGCTGTTACTATAACTAAAGATGATTTGCGCCGTCAAGAGGAGCGCGTGAAGCGGGCGCGGCTCAGACTGCAAGAGGCCCTGGCGGCCGCATAG
- the MBD-like gene encoding methyl-CpG-binding domain protein 2 isoform X2 has translation MNISIEKKRSDCAALPKGWQREEVIRKSGLSAGKVDVYYYRGVRSDASLVPPIRQTASIFKQPVTVYKTQESKVKTDLKHGTQEKPKQLFWEKRLEGLTACDANGVIGTTSLPKYIQSLGPYTSDATTIQSLATALHVSSQPITGQSGSKQVIMESPGVFLNPDQPLIAAVTITKDDLRRQEERVKRARLRLQEALAAA, from the exons ATGAATATTTCaatagaaaagaaaagaagCGATTGTGCAGCCTTGCCAAAAGGCTGGCAAAGAGAGGAAGTAATTAGAAAATCTGGACTTTCAGCTGGGAAAGTTGACGTTTATTACTACAG GGGTGTCCGCTCAGATGCATCGCTCGTGCCTCCAATTCGTCAGACAGCATCAATTTTCAAACAGCCAGTCACAGTGTACAAAACTCAGGAGAGTAAAGTGAAAACTGACTTAAAACATGGCACTCAAGAGAAACCTAAGCAACTGTTTTGGGAGAAACGCTTAGAG GGATTAACTGCTTGTGACGCAAATGGAGTGATTGGCACGACCTCTTTACCTAAGTATATCCAATCTTTGGGGCCGTATACTTCAGATGCTACTACAATACAGTCATTAGCCACTGCTTTACATGTTTCATCACAACCTATAacag GACAAAGCGGTTCAAAGCAAGTTATAATGGAGAGCCCAGGGGTTTTTTTAAACCCTGATCAACCATTGATCGCCGCTGTTACTATAACTAAAGATGATTTGCGCCGTCAAGAGGAGCGCGTGAAGCGGGCGCGGCTCAGACTGCAAGAGGCCCTGGCGGCCGCATAG
- the PIG-V gene encoding GPI mannosyltransferase 2, protein MSFYTMFKCTENETLRFANIDITSGLPAGFSMISRSNGMINLGFILYASFKNVIERTLPEIVYKYKTLKHRIILPFLLLPLFTSSVALFMTVIVAIIPFVLVQTYNYFKFCIHSDHNLPEFLSSSEFILPGTAESPWCNSSLPLSYSYVQNHYWDVGLFKYYKLKQIPNFMLAFPIIFLILNNCLCYIKNNLRLCFRLGLKDNIFNYGYPSKITYRQKQYSKSFGANDPSFFVYVIHAMALTIFCIAFVHIQVATRLLASASPVLYWICSSKMNVGPTPTSDQNTINEHFRRIGVGKRIPSHHLSIANLEGVDNMYSKWKTFLISRRMPDFQSQIIQCYFLGYLVVGTILYSNFYPWT, encoded by the coding sequence ATGTCTTTTTATACAATGTTCAAATGTACAGAAAATGAGACATTAAGATTTGCCAACATAGACATTACAAGTGGATTACCTGCTGGATTCTCTATGATCTCCAGATCTAATGGGATGATTAATTTAGGTTTCATTTTGTATGCTAGTTTCAAAAATGTGATAGAGCGAACTTTACCTGAAATTGTGTACAAATATAAGACTCTCAAGCATAGAATAATTCTTCCCTTTTTACTTCTACCATTGTTTACATCTAGTGTAGCACTGTTCATGACTGTGATAGTAGCCATCATTCCATTTGTTTTAGTGCAAACAtacaattactttaaattttgtatCCATAGTGATCACAATTTGCCAGAATTTTTATCCAGCTCTGAATTTATATTACCAGGAACAGCTGAAAGTCCATGGTGTAATAGTTCACTGCCTTTGTCATACTCTTATGTACAAAATCACTATTGGgatgtaggtttatttaaatactataaGTTAAAACAAATACCAAATTTTATGCTCGCATTCCCTATCATATTCTTAATCTTGAATAATTGTTTATgttatattaaaaacaatttacgattatgttttagaCTTGGATTAAAAgataacatttttaattatgGTTATCCAAGCAAAATAACATACAGACAAAAACAGTATTCTAAATCTTTTGGGGCCAATGATCCTTCCTTCTTTGTATATGTGATACATGCAATGGCTTTAACAATTTTTTGCATTGCATTTGTCCATATCCAAGTGGCAACAAGACTCTTGGCTTCGGCCAGTCCAGTTTTATACTGGATTTGCTCAAGTAAGATGAATGTTGGTCCTACTCCAACTTCAGATCAAAACACCATCAATGAGCATTTTCGTCGCATTGGTGTTGGTAAGAGAATACCATCACACCATTTGTCTATTGCTAATTTGGAAGGAGTCGACAATATGTATAGTAAATGGAAAACCTTTTTAATATCCAGGAGAATGCCTGACTTTCAATCACAAATTATACAGTGTTATTTTCTTGGGTACCTTGTAGTTGGTACAATTTTGTATTCTAATTTCTATCCTTggacttaa